The following is a genomic window from Pedobacter sp. KBS0701.
TATAAAAACAATACACCTGGAATACCTGGCGGCCGGTGCCGATATCATCGAAACCAATACGTTCAGTACCCAGCGCATTTCGATGGCCGATTACCAGATGGAAGACCTTTCTTACGAAATGAGTTTCGAAGGGGCACGGGTGGCAAAAGAAGCTGTAAATGAATTTATGGCTGCAAACCCCGGTCGCAAGTGTTTTGTGGCTGGTGCTATTGGCCCAACTAACCGTACCCTTTCCATGTCGCCGAATGTAAACGACCCTGGTTTTAGGGCGGTTTATTTTGATGAACTGGAAGCTGCTTATTATGAGCAGGTACGGGGTTTGGTAGATGGTGGTTCTGATGTATTATTAATCGAAACTATTTTCGATACTTTAAATGCTAAAGTGGCTATTGTAGCCATAAAAAAATACGAAGAGGTAATTGGCCGTAAACTGGAGATCATGATTTCTGGTACTATTACCGATGCTTCCGGCAGAACACTTTCGGGGCAAACTGCCGAAGCTTTTCTGAACTCTGTAATGCACGCAAAACCATTAAGTATCGGTTTTAACTGTGCTTTAGGTGCAAAAGAAATGCGTCCGCATATTGAGGAGCTTGCTGCAAAAGCAGGTTGTTACGTTTCGGCCTATCCAAATGCAGGATTACCAAATGAGTTTGGTGCTTATGATGAGCAACCACACGAAACCGCACATTTGGTTGACGATTTTATTGCCTCTGGCTTTGTGAATATTGTGGGCGGTTGTTGTGGTACTACGCCGGAACATATTGGTTGCATTGCCAAAAATGCCAGAAAAGCTGAACCCCGCAAAATTCCGGTGCTCGAGCCTTATATGCGTTTAAGCGGATTGGAACCTGTAACCATCACTCCGGATAGTATTTTTGTCAATATTGGTGAAAGAACCAATATTACCGGATCTCCAAAATTCTCCAAACTGATTTTGGGTGGCGATTATGAAGCTGCATTAGCTGTTGCTTTGCAACAGGTTGAAGGCGGTGCACAGGTAATTGATGTGAACATGGATGAGGGGATGTTGGATTCGGAAGCAGCAATGACCAAATTTTTAAACCTCATCGCCTCTGAACCCGATATTGCCAAATTGCCTATCATGGTCGATTCATCGAAATGGTCGGTTATCGAAAATGGCTTAAAATGTTTGCAGGGAAAAGGAATTGTAAACTCGATTTCCTTAAAAGAAGGGGAAGATAAATTCCGCGAAAGTGCCCGCAAAATTATGCAATATGGTGCTGCTGTTGTGGTAATGGCTTTTGATGAGCAGGGGCAGGCCGATAATTACGAGCGTAGAAAGGAAATCTGTAAAAGGAGTTATGATATTCTGGTACACGAAATTGGTTTCCCGCCAGAGGATATTATTTTCGATCCAAATATCTTAACCGTTGCAACCGGATTGGAAGAGCATAATAATTATGCCGTCGATTTTATAAATGCCACCCGCTGGATCAAAGAAAACCTGCCTTATGCCAAAGTGAGTGGTGGGGTTTCGAACATCTCATTCTCTTTCAGGGGAAATAATACTGTTCGCGAAGCGATGCACTCCGCATTTCTTTATCACGCCATTCAGGCAGGTTTAGATATGGGGATCGTTAACGCAGGGATGCTGGAGGTCTATCAGGAAATTCCGCCAGAACTATTAGAGAGGGTAGAAGACGTACTCTTGAACCGAAGGGAAGATGCGACAGAACGTTTGGTAGAATATGCCGATACCGTAAAATCAAAAGGTAAAGAGGTGGTTAAAGATGAAGAGTGGAGAAAAGGTTCTGTTGAAGAAAGATTATCTCATTCTTTAGTAAAGGGAATTGTGGAATACCTGGATGATGATGTGGAAGAAGCCAGACAAAAATATGCCCGCCCGATTCAGGTAATTGAAGGGCCATTGATGGATGGAATGAACATTGTCGGGGACCTTTTTGGTGCCGGAAAAATGTTCTTGCCCCAGGTGGTAAAATCGGCAAGGGTAATGAAAAAAGCGGTAGCCTATCTGTTACCATTTATTGAGCAGGAGAAACTGGATAATCCTGACCAGGATCAGAATTCGTCGGCAGGAAGGGTGTTAATGGCCACTGTAAAAGGCGATGTGCACGATATTGGTAAAAATATTGTAGGCGTAGTATTGGCTTGCAATAACTTCGAAATTGTAGACATGGGCGTAATGGTTCCGGCACAGGAAATCATCAAAAAAGCCAAAGAAATAAATGCTGATATTATTGGTTTAAGTGGTTTAATTACACCGTCTCTGGATGAAATGGTTCACTTTGCCAAAGAAATGGAGCGTGAAGGTTTTACCATTCCATTAATAATAGGTGGCGCAACAACTTCCAGGATCCATGCAGCCGTAAAAGTAGCGCCGAATTATTCAGGTCCTGCTATTCACGTATTAGATGCTTCTAGAAGTGTTACCGTTTGCAGTACCTTGATGAATCCTGAAACGAGAGATGACTATATCGCAGGCATCAGGGCTGAATATGACAAAGCCCGCGAAGCGCATTTAAATAAGCGTTCTGATAAACGTTTTAAAACGTTGGAAGAAGCTCGCGAAAATAAATTTAAGATCGATTTTCAACCCAACCTACCTGTTCCCGAATTTACAGGTACCAGGGTTTTCGATAATTACCCATTAGAGGAACTGGTTCCCTATATTGATTGGACGCCATTTTTTCATACCTGGGAGCTCCGTGGAAGTTACCCGAAAATTTTTGACGATAAAAATGTAGGCGACGAAGCAAAGAAACTTTTTGATGATGCACAGGCCTTATTAAAACGTATTCTCGACGAAAAACTGCTAACAGCAAGAGCTGTAATTGGTTTCTGGCCGGCAAATGCGGTGGGAGACGATATTCAGTTGACAGTTGCCAGTGATCAGTTATCAAATGACTCCAAACTGGTAACTATCTACACCCTCCGCCAGCAGGCCGAAAAAGTAGATGGACAGCCTTATTATGCGTTATCTGATTTTATTGCACCGAAAGAAAGTGGTATTCAGGATTATTTTGGTGGTTTTGCCGTAACTGCTGGTATCGGGATTGATGAACTGGTGAATGAGTTTGAATCTAATTACGATGATTATAACAGCATCATGGCCAAAGCACTGGCCGATCGTTTGGCGGAAGCCTTTGCCGAGCGCATGCACGAACGTGTACGTAAAGAATATTGGGGTTATGCACAGGATGAAAATCTGAGTAATCAGGAACTGATCAAGGAAGAATATGCCGGTATCCGTCCGGCACCAGGTTATCCTGCTTGTCCGGAACATACTGAAAAAGGTACTTTATTCCAATTGCTTGATGCGGAGAATAAAATAGGGTTGCACTTAACAGAAAGTTATGCCATGTATCCAACAGCGGCGGTAAGTGGGTTTTATTTCGCGCATCCCGAATCGAGGTATTTTGGATTGGGAAAAATTACCAAAGACCAGATTGAAGATTACGCCATCAGGAAAAATATGCCAATTGAAGAAGTGGAGCGGTGGTTAAGTCCGAATTTAGCATATTAACCCCCGGCCCCTTAAGGGGAGGGAATTGCATACAAATTAAAATTTAAGGCCCCTTAAGGGGTTGGGTTATGAAGATTACAGACCATATAAAAAACGCGAAGGGTAAAACCTTATTTTCTTTTGAGCTATTACCGCCTATTAAAGGGCAAAGTATCCAATGGATTTATGATGCCATAGAGCCACTATTGGAGTTCAATCCCCCTTTTATTGATGTAACTTCGCTCCGCGAAGACTACATTTATAAAGAACAGGAAAATGGCTTGCTGCAAAAGGTATCTTACCGCAAGCGCCCTGGTACCATTGCCATCTGTGCAGCCATTATTCATAAATATAAAGTTGACGCCGTTCCGCATCTCATTTGCGGTGGATTTACCAAAGAAGAAACCGAAAATGCATTGATCGACCTACAGTTTTTAGGGATCGATAATGTTTTGGCTTTGCGTGGAGATGCACGTAAGGCAGATGGGAATTTTGTACCAACTCCTGGTGGACACTGTTATGCTACAGATTTAATCGAGCACATCAAGAACCATAACGATGGTAAATTTCTCCACGAAGATGTCGAAACCTTTAAAAGCGATTTCTGTATCGGCGTAGCTGGTTATCCTGAAAAACACTTCGAAGCACCTAACATGAATACCGATTTCAAATATCTGAAAAAGAAAGTTGAAGCGGGAGCAGAGTTTATCGTAACACAGATGTTCTTCGACAACCAGAAGTATTTCGATTTTGTAAAGAAATGCAGGGAAAACGATATCAATATTCCAATTATACCAGGTTTGAAACCTATAAGTACCTTATCGCAGTTAAATGTATTACCGAAGATTTTTCACATAGATTTACCTGATGAATTGACGGATGCGCTATCTCACGCTAAAAACAATAACGAGGCTAAAGAAATTGGTACAGAAGCGATGATCAAACAATGTAAAGAACTGATCGATTTTGGCGCCCCTGTATTACACTTTTATACCATGGGCCGCCCTGAACAAACTAAAAAGATTGCTAAAGCTATTTTTTAGTAAAAAGACCTCGCAGGTTTCAAAAAACTGCGAGGTCTGATCCAAACCATTATTGGAAAAGCTCCTTGCTTTCATAAACTTGCGCATAGCATCTGCCCAATATTTCAAATTCTTACAGAACTTTAACCTTAATTTTGTTGTTTTAATATTGTAGCAATTATATTTGTAACAATGAAATTAGAGGGCCTTAAATATATATTGATTGCCTGCATTGCACTAACTTTTGTCTTAAAAGTGAGTCGTGTGGTTTCGTATTTAAGCTATTCTACAGATAATGTTGAGGTTCTATCTACAAGTGATGATGCAACAGAGAAAGAAGAAAAGAAAATAGAAACCGAATATGCAATACAGGAAACCATGTTTCATGGGAAAATGTATTTTCCGCTTCAAACTTCAAAAAAGGTGATTGTTCCTGATTGTTCTCTTCAATTGGCATACTTCCCTGAAGTTTTAACTCCACCACCCTCCATTTAAACATATTTCTGTGTTTAATTTTCTGCAAATCCTGTAGAACAGATAGTCTATTTCAAATTTTAAAATAATATATATGAAACGAGCAATTTCATTTGCAGTGTTATTAATCGCTGCTTCTTTAAAAATCAGTGCACAGGAAGTTGTGCAAAATAATGTTAAGCCTGTAGAAAATGCCCTGAGTCAGGTAACTAAGCTCCAGCCGGTAAGTTTTAATTACGATAAAGCCTGGGCGGAAAAACTAAAGTTATCAGCCAAATCACAGTATGGTTTTGTAGGTGCTGAAGCTAAAACAACTATTCCTGAGATCGTTTCAGTCCAAGCTAAAAGTTATGTATCTGGCAAAAACGCCTTTAAAAATGCGACCATTACTAAGGTAGACTACGAAAGTTTAGTCCCGCTTTTGGTCGCCAGTATAAAAGAGCAACAAGAGCAAATAGAACAATTAAAGGCAGAAGTAAACAGTTTAAAATCCAGAAATACAAAGTAATTTTTTTAGTTTTATAGTTGATTCAGGTCGGAGTAATGTTCCGGCCTTTTTTATTTTTATAAATAAAACGATCCTACGTAATGCTTAAATTTTTATTTTTATATAATTAACCAAATATAAATCTACAATTAAAAACAATTATTATGAAAAAGCTTATTCAATTATTCCTGTTCTGTACAGTACTGGCTGTGTTACCTTTGCAAAATACTAAGGCTGAAAATAAGGCCAGTAAATTTTTTAGCATTGGTTTAAATTTAAGTAATGGAACTGGTGATAACGGATCTATTTACCTGTACGGACCTACTCCTGTTAGTGCTTATTTTGGTCCAAGTGGAGGTTCATACGGTCCGTTGACGGCCGGCACTTATACGGTTATTATTTATACTGCTGCCCCAGGTTCACGCACTTTTAGATTTAATGGACAAGCGATTACCACCAGCACCGGCAGCGCGACATTTAATAATGTTAGCATTACTTCTACAGCTTTCGCTTCTGTTAATTAAATAAATATTTTCAAGTTGGTCCGGATTTATAGTCCGGACCTTTGTGTTGTATGACTTTTTTTGGTTAAGGATTACAAATCCCGGCTAACTTTAGAGATAGGTCAGAAGTTGGGATGGATTTGCACTTTTATAAATCGTCATCTCGACTGTAGCGCAGCGGAACAGCGAGATCTATCTCTAGACAGATTTAGCTTCACTGGGCACTCCATGGTTCTCGGCTTCGTTGCACTCCGCTCGAAATGACGATCAATCTAATTACTACCCTTTAAGCAAATAACTTTTAAATCCTTCAAAGTCTGCCGCCAATTGATCTGCATGTTTAGGTTTACTTTCCAAAGCTTTTACCTGCTCCGGGATTTCGATTTTAGCTGCAATATCCGCCGGGAAAATATCCGGGAATTTACAGGCATGCGCAGTAGATAAGAAAACAGCCGCACTTTCATCAGATGGATTTTCGCTTCTGTATTTTTCAATTGCCAAATACGCAATTGCAGTATGGGGACAGGCAACATAATTAAGTTTGTTGTCGAGTTCTTTAATGCCTCCCAATGTTTCTTCGTCAGTGAAGCGATAAGCCGTAACCACTTTTTTAAGCGCTTCTACATCCTGATCAAACAGATCCATAATGCGGACCCAATTGCTTGGTGCACCAACATCCATCGCATTCGAATAGGTTTGTGTTGATGGTTTTGTTTCGTAAAAACCACTTTCTAAAAAGCGTGGAACAGTGTCGTTCACATTAGTAGCGGCGATAAACTGTTTAATTGGCAATCCTAATTTGTAAGCCAGTAAGCCGGCACCGATATTTCCGAAATTTCCGCTGGGAACCGAAAATACAACATCGCTATAACCTTGTTTTTTCAATTGGGCATAAGTGTTGAAATAATAAAAGGTTTGAGGAATTAACCGTGAAATATTGATGGAGTTAGCAGAAGTCAACCTGAATTTCGCATTCAGTTCATCATCAGCAAAAGCCTGCTTCACCAAAGCCTGGCAATCATCAAACGTTCCTTTTACCTCAATTGCCCTAATGTTTTCACCGTTTGTGGTTAACTGCAACTCCTGTATCGGACTCACTTTTCCTTCGGGATAAAGAATCGTTACCCTGGTGTTCGGAACACCTAAGAAACCTAATGCTACAGCTCCACCGGTATCTCCTGAAGTGGCAACTAATACATCTAGCAGCTGTTCGCCATCTTTTAAGAAATAAGCCATCACACGGCTCATAAAACGGGCGCCAAAATCTTTAAAAGCCAAAGAGGGGCCATGGAACAATTCGAGTACAAAGGTTTTATCATCCAATTTTATTGCGGGAGCATCAAAATTAATGGCATCATCAATTAAAGCCTTTAAATCTTCAGCCGGAATCTCATCTTTTAATAGTGTTGAGGCTACTTTGTAAGCAATTTCAGGTAAAGAATATTGTTCGATATTTTCAATAAAACCGGCATCAAGCTGCGGGATTTCTACCGGCATGTATAAGCCTTTATCCTGAGGCATACTGTTAAAAACGGCTTCTTTAAAAGAAACACGTAAATCTTTATTGTTGGTTGAGTATAGTTTCATTTTTAATGAGGTTGGAGGGTTGAAAGGTTGAGGGTTGGAAGGTTTTGGATGCTTAGCCCTCCACCCTTAAACCCTCTACCTTCCAGCCTTAAGAAATTACTCTTGGCCCTTCCGCGTTAACCGGAGAAACAAAAGCTTTGCTATTAATATTTATTTTATGCAAGTGTTGCTGTTGCGATTTAGTTATTTTTCTGGCTGTTTCTTCATCTTTGGTCAATGCGAAAACAGAAGGACCAGAACCTGAAATTCCGAAACCAATTGCACCATTTTCCATTGCCAGTTTTCTCATTTCTTCAAAACCAGGGATCAGGATCGAGCGGGTAGGTTCTACCAGCACATCTTTCATGCTTCTTCCAATTAAGTCGAAATCATTCATGAACAATCCACTTACCAAACCAGCTACGTTTCCCCATTGGGTAACTGCATCCTTTAGGGCAACCTTACTACGGATCATTTGGCGTGCATCTTTTGTTGGTACATCAACTTCCGGATAAACAATTGCGGCGTACATTCCGGCTGGTGTTGGCAAAGAAATCACGTCTAATGGTTCGTAACTTCTTACCAGTACAAAACCGCCCAACAAAGCAGGTGCAACATTATCGGCGTGGCCATAGCCACAAGCCAGTTCTTCACCTTTCATGGCAAAAGGAACCAGTTCTTTGGCCGTTAATAAATCGCCCATTAATTTGTTAATGGCAAATAAACCTGCAACCGTACTGGCCGAGCTAGAGCCCAATCCACTGCCGATAGGCATTTTTTTGTGGAGTTCAATTTCTACGCCCACATCCAAACGATCGATGTGTTTTAAATAATGTTGCACACTGGCACTTACCGTATTTTTAGCAGCATCCAATGGTAAACGACCGTCATCGCCGGTAATTCTTTTGATCACTACTCCTGGTGTATCGGTAAAACGCATTTCCACTTCGTCACCCGGTTCGTTTACGGCGAAACCCAATACGTCGAAACCACAAACAACGTTTGCTACAGTTGCGGGTGCAAATACCCGGATAGAAGTTCCAACTTCTAAATCTGCTGGAACTAGCTCATTATCATTTATATTCTTTTGCATCTTTTAATACTGATTGCCTTATTGGCTGTTTGGTAAAACTTAAATGTTATTTTTTAGTTAAGGCTATTTTTAGCCCCAATAGAATAAATACTACCCCTGAAGTTTTGTTCATCCAGATCTCGATATTTTTATTTCGGTTAAAGTGCTTAGCTACGTTGCTTCCTGTTAATGCTAAAAATGAGCACCAGATTAAGGTTATGAAGAACATAATCAGGCCGAGTAAAAAATAAGGAATCGGATTATTAATTTCCTCACTGTTGATAAACTGGGGTAAAAAGGCAAGAAAGAAGAGGGCTATTTTAGGATTTAAAATATCACTCAAAAGCGCCGTAAAAAACATTTGTTTCATTCCGGTTACTTTACTTTCAACGGGCTTTATCTCAACGTGTTCACCTTTACTGGCAAAAGACCGGTAGCCCAGGTAAATAAGATAGGCTGCGCCCAGGTATTTAACTATGCTAAAAGCAATGGCTGATTTCGATAAAATTTGAGAAAGGCCAAATGTAGCTGCACAAGTATGTACAAGCAAGCCCAAACTGACACCTAGAGCAGAGTATAAACCTGAATTTTTTCCTTTAGAAATACTTCTTGTTAAAACCATTATGGTATCTACACCGGGCGTAATAACCACTATAATAGCAGCTAATATAAATGCACCTAAATTCTCGATTCCTAACATAGCTATTATGCCGTTATTTGCTTTAAATGATATTTTAAATGCAACACATAATCTTCAATAAAATAAGAAAGTGTATGCAGTTCTGTTTTTCCTTTTCCGGTATCACAGTTATTCTGAAGCTTTTCTTCCGGAATGTTTTCAATTACCCGGCAAATCTGATAGTTCAATAATTTCCAAAGTGTTTTAACCTCACTAATATCAGTTCCCTGATAATTTTGATAAAGCACCCATTCATCCTGATGATAAACGATTTTAACACACTGCTCATACTGGCCAATAATTAATCGACGGATATTATTCGATGCACTATCGATCAAATGACCTAATAATTCTTTTTTAGACCATTTTGAGGGTTGCGGTTTATCGTTCCATGCTTTTTCCGTGATATTTTCAAAATCAATCATTGCCTGATCAACCAGGCTTAGGATTTCATTTTTATGTGCTAAAACCGGATTCATGGTATTAGTTGTTTAAAGTACCAACGTTAATGATATCCGCAAAAACACCGGCAGCCGTTACTTCTGCGCCTGCAC
Proteins encoded in this region:
- the metH gene encoding methionine synthase, whose translation is MGIREELEKRILVIDGAMGTMIQRYTLTEEDFRGERFKNHPCDVKGNNDLLNITRPDIIKTIHLEYLAAGADIIETNTFSTQRISMADYQMEDLSYEMSFEGARVAKEAVNEFMAANPGRKCFVAGAIGPTNRTLSMSPNVNDPGFRAVYFDELEAAYYEQVRGLVDGGSDVLLIETIFDTLNAKVAIVAIKKYEEVIGRKLEIMISGTITDASGRTLSGQTAEAFLNSVMHAKPLSIGFNCALGAKEMRPHIEELAAKAGCYVSAYPNAGLPNEFGAYDEQPHETAHLVDDFIASGFVNIVGGCCGTTPEHIGCIAKNARKAEPRKIPVLEPYMRLSGLEPVTITPDSIFVNIGERTNITGSPKFSKLILGGDYEAALAVALQQVEGGAQVIDVNMDEGMLDSEAAMTKFLNLIASEPDIAKLPIMVDSSKWSVIENGLKCLQGKGIVNSISLKEGEDKFRESARKIMQYGAAVVVMAFDEQGQADNYERRKEICKRSYDILVHEIGFPPEDIIFDPNILTVATGLEEHNNYAVDFINATRWIKENLPYAKVSGGVSNISFSFRGNNTVREAMHSAFLYHAIQAGLDMGIVNAGMLEVYQEIPPELLERVEDVLLNRREDATERLVEYADTVKSKGKEVVKDEEWRKGSVEERLSHSLVKGIVEYLDDDVEEARQKYARPIQVIEGPLMDGMNIVGDLFGAGKMFLPQVVKSARVMKKAVAYLLPFIEQEKLDNPDQDQNSSAGRVLMATVKGDVHDIGKNIVGVVLACNNFEIVDMGVMVPAQEIIKKAKEINADIIGLSGLITPSLDEMVHFAKEMEREGFTIPLIIGGATTSRIHAAVKVAPNYSGPAIHVLDASRSVTVCSTLMNPETRDDYIAGIRAEYDKAREAHLNKRSDKRFKTLEEARENKFKIDFQPNLPVPEFTGTRVFDNYPLEELVPYIDWTPFFHTWELRGSYPKIFDDKNVGDEAKKLFDDAQALLKRILDEKLLTARAVIGFWPANAVGDDIQLTVASDQLSNDSKLVTIYTLRQQAEKVDGQPYYALSDFIAPKESGIQDYFGGFAVTAGIGIDELVNEFESNYDDYNSIMAKALADRLAEAFAERMHERVRKEYWGYAQDENLSNQELIKEEYAGIRPAPGYPACPEHTEKGTLFQLLDAENKIGLHLTESYAMYPTAAVSGFYFAHPESRYFGLGKITKDQIEDYAIRKNMPIEEVERWLSPNLAY
- the metF gene encoding methylenetetrahydrofolate reductase [NAD(P)H], whose amino-acid sequence is MKITDHIKNAKGKTLFSFELLPPIKGQSIQWIYDAIEPLLEFNPPFIDVTSLREDYIYKEQENGLLQKVSYRKRPGTIAICAAIIHKYKVDAVPHLICGGFTKEETENALIDLQFLGIDNVLALRGDARKADGNFVPTPGGHCYATDLIEHIKNHNDGKFLHEDVETFKSDFCIGVAGYPEKHFEAPNMNTDFKYLKKKVEAGAEFIVTQMFFDNQKYFDFVKKCRENDINIPIIPGLKPISTLSQLNVLPKIFHIDLPDELTDALSHAKNNNEAKEIGTEAMIKQCKELIDFGAPVLHFYTMGRPEQTKKIAKAIF
- a CDS encoding tail fiber domain-containing protein; the protein is MKRAISFAVLLIAASLKISAQEVVQNNVKPVENALSQVTKLQPVSFNYDKAWAEKLKLSAKSQYGFVGAEAKTTIPEIVSVQAKSYVSGKNAFKNATITKVDYESLVPLLVASIKEQQEQIEQLKAEVNSLKSRNTK
- the thrC gene encoding threonine synthase, producing MKLYSTNNKDLRVSFKEAVFNSMPQDKGLYMPVEIPQLDAGFIENIEQYSLPEIAYKVASTLLKDEIPAEDLKALIDDAINFDAPAIKLDDKTFVLELFHGPSLAFKDFGARFMSRVMAYFLKDGEQLLDVLVATSGDTGGAVALGFLGVPNTRVTILYPEGKVSPIQELQLTTNGENIRAIEVKGTFDDCQALVKQAFADDELNAKFRLTSANSINISRLIPQTFYYFNTYAQLKKQGYSDVVFSVPSGNFGNIGAGLLAYKLGLPIKQFIAATNVNDTVPRFLESGFYETKPSTQTYSNAMDVGAPSNWVRIMDLFDQDVEALKKVVTAYRFTDEETLGGIKELDNKLNYVACPHTAIAYLAIEKYRSENPSDESAAVFLSTAHACKFPDIFPADIAAKIEIPEQVKALESKPKHADQLAADFEGFKSYLLKG
- a CDS encoding homoserine kinase, which gives rise to MQKNINDNELVPADLEVGTSIRVFAPATVANVVCGFDVLGFAVNEPGDEVEMRFTDTPGVVIKRITGDDGRLPLDAAKNTVSASVQHYLKHIDRLDVGVEIELHKKMPIGSGLGSSSASTVAGLFAINKLMGDLLTAKELVPFAMKGEELACGYGHADNVAPALLGGFVLVRSYEPLDVISLPTPAGMYAAIVYPEVDVPTKDARQMIRSKVALKDAVTQWGNVAGLVSGLFMNDFDLIGRSMKDVLVEPTRSILIPGFEEMRKLAMENGAIGFGISGSGPSVFALTKDEETARKITKSQQQHLHKININSKAFVSPVNAEGPRVIS
- a CDS encoding LysE family translocator, with amino-acid sequence MLGIENLGAFILAAIIVVITPGVDTIMVLTRSISKGKNSGLYSALGVSLGLLVHTCAATFGLSQILSKSAIAFSIVKYLGAAYLIYLGYRSFASKGEHVEIKPVESKVTGMKQMFFTALLSDILNPKIALFFLAFLPQFINSEEINNPIPYFLLGLIMFFITLIWCSFLALTGSNVAKHFNRNKNIEIWMNKTSGVVFILLGLKIALTKK
- a CDS encoding DinB family protein; this translates as MNPVLAHKNEILSLVDQAMIDFENITEKAWNDKPQPSKWSKKELLGHLIDSASNNIRRLIIGQYEQCVKIVYHQDEWVLYQNYQGTDISEVKTLWKLLNYQICRVIENIPEEKLQNNCDTGKGKTELHTLSYFIEDYVLHLKYHLKQITA